In Fervidobacterium nodosum Rt17-B1, one genomic interval encodes:
- a CDS encoding Glu/Leu/Phe/Val family dehydrogenase — protein sequence MKISEMGNLKPFGPLYENAQKQFLKAADLMNLDPNIGNFLLWPQRILEVHFPVVMDDGRVEIFEGYRVQHNTARGPAKGGIRYHPDTNLDEVASLAFWMTWKCAVMNLPYGGGKGGVRVDVTKLSEKELERLSRRFFSEIQMMVGPQKDIPAPDVNTNAKIMAWYMDTYSMNVGYTALGVVTGKPLDLGGSDGRPEATGRGVSIVANEACKALGKDISKATVAIQGFGNVGSYSAKILSEEFGAKIVAVSDVSGGIYNENGLDINDVIAYRDANKGLIKGYPKAKPITNEELLELDVDILVPAALENAITIQNADKIKARIIVEGANGPTTPEAEEILIKKGVLIVPDILANAGGVTVSYFEWVQDLQTFFWDIDDVRKKLTKMMVNAFAEVYKTKEKYNTDMRTAAYIVAISRVANAVKERGYYPM from the coding sequence ATGAAGATTAGCGAGATGGGTAACCTCAAGCCATTTGGACCACTATACGAAAATGCTCAAAAGCAGTTCTTAAAGGCAGCAGACCTTATGAACCTAGATCCAAACATTGGAAATTTCTTACTCTGGCCACAAAGGATTTTAGAAGTTCACTTTCCAGTAGTAATGGATGATGGAAGAGTTGAAATATTTGAAGGTTACAGAGTACAACACAATACAGCAAGAGGACCAGCGAAAGGTGGAATAAGATACCACCCAGATACAAATCTTGACGAAGTTGCATCACTTGCATTCTGGATGACATGGAAATGTGCAGTTATGAACCTTCCATACGGTGGCGGTAAGGGTGGAGTTAGAGTAGACGTTACAAAACTTTCCGAAAAAGAACTTGAAAGGCTAAGCAGAAGATTCTTCTCCGAAATTCAGATGATGGTTGGACCACAAAAAGATATTCCAGCTCCAGACGTAAACACGAACGCGAAGATAATGGCATGGTACATGGATACATACAGTATGAATGTTGGCTACACGGCTCTTGGTGTTGTTACTGGTAAACCACTTGACCTTGGTGGCTCAGACGGAAGACCGGAAGCAACAGGTAGAGGAGTTTCCATTGTAGCAAACGAGGCATGTAAAGCTCTTGGAAAAGATATATCAAAAGCAACAGTAGCAATTCAAGGTTTTGGTAACGTTGGTTCATACAGTGCAAAGATACTCAGTGAAGAATTTGGCGCCAAGATAGTCGCAGTTAGCGATGTAAGTGGTGGAATTTACAACGAAAATGGACTTGACATAAATGATGTGATAGCTTACAGAGATGCCAACAAAGGACTTATAAAAGGATATCCAAAAGCAAAACCAATCACAAACGAAGAACTTCTTGAACTTGATGTTGACATACTCGTTCCAGCCGCTCTTGAAAACGCAATTACAATTCAAAATGCAGACAAAATAAAGGCAAGGATTATTGTTGAAGGTGCAAACGGTCCAACAACACCAGAAGCAGAAGAAATACTAATAAAGAAAGGTGTTCTTATTGTTCCTGACATTCTTGCAAATGCTGGTGGTGTTACAGTTTCTTACTTCGAATGGGTACAAGACCTCCAAACATTCTTCTGGGACATTGACGATGTTAGAAAGAAACTCACAAAGATGATGGTTAACGCATTTGCGGAAGTTTACAAGACAAAGGAAAAATACAATACAGACATGAGAACAGCCGCATATATTGTTGCTATAAGCAGAGTTGCAAATGCTGTCAAAGAAAGAGGATACTACCCAATGTAA
- a CDS encoding S9 family peptidase produces MEKLTISDLLKFKFVSNISFSPNGKLVGFVVHTMNEEENNYTSNIWILDTETEKMFQLTSFGKEKSFIWLNDESILFSEIREEKDKKRMENGEMFTIFYKINVNGGEAEKYFEVPFLIRKIEKLSDEMFVLLSTYSKYIPDFSNIEEKDKQEILKKLKEEKDYEVIDEIPFWSNGEGFTNKKRARLYLFNLRENKFMPITDELTNVHHFDVSQDRKKILFVSNRYENKMEIRSDLFLYDIENNSLEKLTHEEPFEYVYAYFLDDSIIFAGSNMKKYGINENPKFYLLELSTKNVKLLTPEFDLSVWNSVGSDCRYGSNKNAVVDGEYLYFVTTEWNSSYLNKIGKDGKIEKLTNKGGSIDGFDVKNGKIYFVGLRDYKLQEVYKLEPGCNEKQITEFNEWVLKERKISKPERFTFFSDDGVEIEGWIIKPVDFDNSKKYPAILDIHGGPKTVYGEVFFHEMQVWANEGYVVMFTNPRGSDGRGNEFADIRGKYGTVDYEDLMKFVDEALKRYPFIDKDKLGVTGGSYGGYMTNWIIGHTDIFKAAVSQRSIANWISKFGTTDIGYYFVEDQHLANPWDNFEKLWWHSPMKYANKVKTPTLFIHSDEDYRCWLVEGIQMFTALKYFGVDAKLVIFKGENHELSRSGKPKHRLRRLQEITDWFNKYLKS; encoded by the coding sequence ATGGAAAAACTTACTATATCAGATTTATTAAAGTTCAAATTTGTTTCTAACATCTCGTTCTCACCCAACGGAAAATTAGTCGGCTTTGTCGTCCACACAATGAATGAGGAGGAAAACAATTACACATCAAACATATGGATTTTGGATACCGAAACAGAAAAAATGTTCCAATTAACATCGTTCGGAAAGGAAAAAAGTTTTATATGGCTAAACGATGAGAGTATCTTATTTTCAGAAATTAGGGAAGAAAAAGACAAAAAGAGAATGGAAAATGGCGAAATGTTCACAATATTTTACAAAATTAACGTGAACGGTGGAGAAGCTGAGAAATATTTTGAGGTACCGTTTCTCATTAGAAAAATTGAAAAGTTAAGTGACGAAATGTTCGTTTTACTATCGACTTACAGTAAGTACATACCTGATTTCTCAAATATTGAAGAGAAAGATAAGCAGGAAATTTTAAAGAAATTAAAAGAAGAAAAAGACTACGAGGTGATAGACGAAATACCATTTTGGTCGAATGGAGAAGGTTTTACCAACAAAAAAAGAGCAAGGTTGTATTTGTTTAATTTAAGAGAAAATAAATTCATGCCTATCACTGATGAGCTCACCAATGTTCATCATTTTGATGTAAGTCAAGACAGAAAGAAAATTTTATTTGTCTCAAATAGATACGAAAACAAAATGGAAATAAGAAGTGATTTGTTTTTGTATGATATAGAAAATAATTCTCTTGAAAAATTAACCCATGAAGAACCATTTGAGTATGTTTATGCGTACTTTTTGGATGATTCAATAATATTCGCTGGTAGTAACATGAAAAAATACGGTATAAATGAAAATCCGAAATTTTACCTTTTAGAACTCTCTACAAAAAATGTAAAATTGCTTACTCCAGAATTTGATTTAAGCGTTTGGAATAGCGTTGGTTCTGATTGTAGGTACGGCTCAAACAAAAATGCCGTAGTTGATGGAGAATATCTTTACTTTGTCACAACAGAATGGAATAGTTCTTATTTGAATAAAATAGGGAAAGATGGAAAAATAGAAAAATTGACAAATAAAGGCGGGTCAATTGATGGATTTGACGTAAAGAACGGAAAAATATATTTTGTTGGGTTAAGGGATTATAAACTCCAGGAAGTTTATAAATTGGAACCAGGATGCAATGAAAAACAAATTACCGAATTTAATGAGTGGGTTTTAAAAGAAAGGAAAATTTCCAAGCCAGAAAGATTTACATTTTTCTCTGATGATGGAGTTGAAATAGAAGGTTGGATAATAAAGCCCGTTGATTTCGATAACTCAAAAAAGTATCCAGCAATACTCGATATCCACGGTGGTCCAAAAACAGTATACGGTGAGGTATTTTTCCACGAGATGCAAGTTTGGGCAAATGAAGGATACGTCGTGATGTTTACAAATCCAAGGGGAAGTGACGGACGAGGAAACGAATTTGCTGATATAAGAGGAAAATATGGTACTGTTGACTACGAGGATTTAATGAAATTCGTTGATGAAGCGCTAAAAAGATATCCATTTATCGATAAAGATAAACTAGGAGTAACCGGTGGTTCGTACGGTGGGTATATGACAAATTGGATAATTGGTCACACAGATATATTCAAAGCAGCAGTATCACAAAGAAGTATCGCAAATTGGATTTCAAAATTTGGAACAACAGATATAGGTTACTATTTTGTAGAAGATCAACATTTAGCAAATCCATGGGATAATTTTGAAAAACTTTGGTGGCATTCCCCAATGAAATACGCCAATAAAGTTAAAACACCAACACTCTTTATCCATTCAGATGAGGATTACAGATGTTGGCTCGTTGAAGGTATTCAGATGTTCACCGCGTTAAAATACTTTGGAGTCGATGCTAAATTGGTTATATTCAAAGGAGAAAATCACGAACTTTCTAGGAGTGGTAAACCTAAGCATAGATTGAGAAGATTACAGGAAATAACTGATTGGTTTAACAAGTATTTAAAGTCATAA
- a CDS encoding ABC transporter ATP-binding protein yields MFKEFLKKRWHFYIFGIISLIIIDLLQLFVPKFVAKAVNALQTIKDINEVKTFVLSILALAFGMLIGRFWWRYFIMGSSRYFDYYAKKNLFDKILGLDMFFFDKHRSGDIMAYFTNDIATVERMLGIGVVQLTDAVFMSSMTVFFMATSTNWKLTLIALSPLPGIILISALFGKLIFKRSRRVQDVYSELSGYTEETMDGVRIIKSFSIIPKIEELFEERARKHFDATISLIRVWGVMWPLVHFVGTLAFFLALTVGGPMVVKGTVTLGDYLAFNSYIGMLIWPLTAYGMVMNVIQQGRASLQRLRELQSVQPFVVEPENPVKLEHIEVIETKKLSFKYPETDRFVLKNVDFSVKKGQFVGIVGTVGSGKSTLVKIISKLYPVENGQVFINGIDINHLHSRDIRKLISYVPQETFLFSNSVKENVAFAMEEYDFDKVKEMVKLSAVEEDVEKFPKKYDTIVGQRGVMLSGGQKQRLTIARALMRDADVYIFDDCLSAVDPETEQEIIETLRTKMKGSTMIIITHRLKILQSADIIYVLDQGQVVEKGTHYELLRNEGLYARMYKKQLVLGE; encoded by the coding sequence TTGTTCAAGGAATTTCTCAAAAAGCGCTGGCATTTTTATATTTTTGGAATTATTTCACTGATTATAATCGATTTACTGCAACTTTTTGTTCCAAAATTTGTTGCGAAAGCGGTAAATGCTCTTCAAACGATTAAAGATATAAATGAAGTTAAGACTTTTGTGCTTTCGATATTAGCTTTAGCGTTTGGAATGCTTATCGGTAGATTCTGGTGGCGTTACTTTATTATGGGAAGTTCAAGGTATTTCGATTATTATGCCAAAAAGAACCTTTTTGACAAAATTCTTGGACTTGATATGTTCTTCTTTGACAAACATAGATCGGGAGATATAATGGCTTACTTTACAAACGATATAGCAACGGTTGAAAGAATGCTTGGAATTGGCGTTGTTCAACTTACCGACGCTGTTTTTATGAGTTCCATGACAGTTTTTTTCATGGCAACTTCAACCAATTGGAAACTTACACTGATTGCACTCTCGCCACTTCCTGGGATTATATTAATCTCTGCGTTGTTTGGAAAATTAATTTTTAAACGTTCGAGGCGAGTACAAGACGTTTATTCGGAACTAAGTGGTTATACGGAAGAGACAATGGATGGTGTAAGGATTATAAAAAGCTTTTCTATAATCCCAAAAATCGAGGAACTCTTTGAAGAACGCGCGAGAAAACATTTTGATGCAACAATTTCACTCATCCGAGTATGGGGCGTCATGTGGCCATTGGTGCACTTTGTTGGAACGTTGGCGTTTTTCTTGGCGCTCACCGTTGGCGGTCCTATGGTTGTAAAAGGGACCGTTACATTAGGAGACTACTTGGCCTTTAACAGTTACATAGGTATGCTCATATGGCCATTGACAGCTTACGGCATGGTTATGAATGTTATCCAGCAAGGGCGAGCTTCTTTGCAAAGGTTGAGAGAACTTCAAAGTGTTCAACCTTTTGTTGTAGAACCAGAAAATCCCGTAAAATTGGAACATATAGAGGTTATAGAAACAAAAAAATTATCATTTAAATATCCAGAAACGGATAGGTTTGTGCTTAAAAATGTGGATTTTTCCGTTAAAAAAGGACAGTTTGTAGGCATAGTTGGGACAGTTGGAAGTGGAAAGTCAACACTTGTTAAGATAATTAGCAAATTGTATCCTGTTGAAAATGGACAAGTTTTTATTAACGGAATAGATATAAACCATCTCCATTCAAGGGATATAAGAAAATTAATATCGTATGTACCACAAGAAACGTTCTTATTCTCAAATTCTGTTAAGGAGAACGTTGCTTTTGCTATGGAAGAATACGATTTTGATAAAGTAAAAGAGATGGTAAAACTCTCTGCCGTTGAAGAAGATGTCGAAAAATTTCCGAAAAAATATGATACAATAGTGGGACAGAGAGGTGTAATGCTTTCCGGTGGTCAAAAGCAAAGGTTAACAATAGCAAGAGCGCTTATGAGAGACGCTGACGTTTATATATTTGACGATTGTTTATCTGCTGTTGACCCAGAAACTGAGCAAGAAATAATCGAAACACTTCGAACAAAGATGAAAGGTTCTACGATGATAATAATAACTCACAGATTAAAAATTCTGCAAAGTGCTGATATAATATATGTGTTAGACCAAGGGCAAGTAGTTGAGAAAGGTACGCATTATGAACTGCTTAGAAACGAAGGATTGTATGCAAGGATGTATAAGAAACAGCTTGTATTGGGCGAATAA
- a CDS encoding sensor domain-containing diguanylate cyclase has product MEEGLLLAFLIVVSSAVVLLTVLFVIQHKKVRKIQRENEDLNNLLGVFDAISNIYQYGIVTWINDELAYINSKIIEHANLLGLDLKSREQIQRMLDNPENYLTIYDILKDIREHQDIDSDYTRTWNKEIGKKYVEITYLVRIQGDKKIRAIITKDSSFEYQNIERQILSELINIISSELSKSDVSIKNLGESIRKLLLSHGLIDTFGIAFLEPNGYIYYPYFKYVDDDDKSGMRFGPEVKNLTRYVIDKNIKLHIRNSEKEQLLPEGYSLYKIRGELFTIYAVPIAYRSIVRGAVLFEKQGEDQFSDITLNLFDKVVNMITLAFSFLDVLREVDEERRKLFELSIKDYLTGAYSRRFLEQYLEKELFKSKRMKTPLSVVFIDINDFKKINDIYGHVYGDNALKMFVKIVNETIRSMDLIARYGGDEFVIVLPETVLENAQKVIERIIDRLKEENITISYGIIDASEYGSIDDIYKTVDEKMYEMKKRKNL; this is encoded by the coding sequence ATGGAAGAAGGTTTACTTTTAGCTTTTCTTATTGTCGTTTCTTCAGCGGTGGTTTTACTAACTGTTCTTTTCGTAATTCAACATAAAAAAGTGAGGAAAATTCAAAGGGAAAATGAAGATTTAAATAATCTTCTAGGTGTTTTTGACGCAATAAGTAATATTTATCAATATGGTATCGTTACTTGGATTAACGATGAGCTTGCGTACATAAACTCAAAAATTATAGAACATGCGAATTTATTGGGATTGGATTTAAAAAGTAGAGAGCAAATTCAGCGGATGCTTGATAATCCTGAAAATTATCTTACAATATACGATATTTTGAAAGATATACGTGAACATCAAGACATTGATTCAGATTATACCAGAACGTGGAACAAGGAAATAGGGAAAAAGTATGTTGAAATAACTTATTTAGTTAGAATTCAAGGTGATAAAAAAATCAGAGCTATAATTACAAAAGATAGCTCCTTCGAATACCAAAACATCGAAAGGCAGATTTTAAGTGAACTAATAAATATAATTTCAAGCGAACTTTCCAAAAGTGATGTTAGTATAAAAAATTTAGGTGAAAGCATTAGAAAATTATTACTTTCACATGGCCTTATCGATACATTTGGAATAGCCTTTTTGGAACCTAACGGTTACATTTATTACCCATACTTCAAGTACGTTGACGATGATGATAAAAGTGGCATGCGTTTTGGGCCCGAGGTAAAAAATTTGACAAGGTATGTTATAGATAAGAATATTAAGCTTCATATTCGAAATAGTGAAAAGGAACAATTATTACCTGAAGGATATTCTTTGTATAAGATTCGCGGTGAGTTGTTTACTATATACGCAGTTCCAATTGCTTACAGGTCCATTGTTCGTGGAGCAGTGCTTTTTGAAAAGCAGGGTGAAGATCAATTCTCGGATATTACACTTAATCTTTTCGACAAGGTTGTTAACATGATAACTTTGGCGTTTTCGTTTTTAGATGTGCTTAGGGAAGTTGATGAAGAAAGAAGAAAGCTCTTTGAACTTTCGATAAAGGATTACCTTACTGGTGCGTACAGCAGAAGATTTCTTGAACAATACCTTGAGAAAGAATTATTTAAGAGCAAAAGAATGAAAACTCCGTTATCAGTCGTGTTCATAGATATTAACGACTTTAAAAAAATCAACGATATTTACGGACATGTGTATGGTGATAATGCGCTGAAGATGTTTGTTAAGATTGTGAATGAAACTATTAGGTCGATGGATTTGATAGCAAGGTACGGCGGAGATGAATTTGTGATTGTTTTGCCAGAAACAGTGTTAGAAAATGCTCAAAAAGTTATCGAAAGAATAATTGACAGATTAAAGGAAGAAAATATAACCATTTCTTATGGAATTATCGATGCTTCTGAGTATGGCAGTATAGATGACATATATAAAACGGTTGATGAAAAAATGTACGAGATGAAGAAGAGGAAAAATCTCTAA
- a CDS encoding S8 family peptidase, producing the protein MNINFVNFGRFKKYSSTIAIVFIVAIFFLLYSCTNKLTNSNNISNISDNTSTQSAQKDYFSDRLIVGYEDENKIPDILNLLDGEIILHIPELNAVSVKIKQNAEYVINKLSKMGDISKCGIRYVELSYKRYLEPAYKSKEPEVSLSKELIGVSHFAYANYTGESLDFYLWSHRVVNIKDAWNENLFGDDIVVAVLDTGVDGTNPDLQGQIIEGYRPLYDSIIPPNSDSSYGGSHGTHVAGIIAAKLDGKGVVGVAPRAKIMPIVIFDNGGWYIGDEYTAKGIIWAVNHGAKVLSNSWGGPGYSQILKDAFDYALEKGVTVVVAAGNSTSSQTFLYPANYPGIIQVAAAEFNGGNVKTAYFSNGSPMITVAAPGRDILSTMPQVGSNGYDSDSFICDENGGYYGFMSGTSMATPYVSGFVALLLQKYPSAKPWQIRKIIESSALDIDEPGIDERSGYGFVQAEAVNRELPTTGGTGFVVHVTDYFGSWDIQSAFVSLVGTSTDNRLVRYFAKTNKDGLAKFVSIDSGVYDIFFGGPDSFESSAGLITQCLRKAEERQYNFKNFSLNDSSTLDVRFSSSASIVLGNKPADMQIVFQNILKPSTDITAYTYIDFSSINSYDFSKMSGKYYIKAEISQPAMNDITLNGTITINGFKIPIFGTITKGSTNTVLRDKVGNYWTVFGNE; encoded by the coding sequence GTGAATATAAATTTTGTGAATTTTGGTCGGTTTAAAAAGTATTCATCAACAATAGCGATAGTTTTTATTGTCGCTATTTTCTTTTTATTATACTCCTGCACGAATAAGTTGACCAATTCAAACAATATTTCAAATATTTCCGATAATACATCTACCCAATCTGCGCAAAAAGATTATTTTAGTGACAGGCTAATAGTTGGATACGAAGATGAAAACAAAATCCCCGATATACTGAATTTGTTAGATGGAGAAATTATTCTGCACATCCCTGAACTAAATGCTGTTTCTGTCAAAATTAAGCAAAATGCTGAGTATGTTATAAATAAATTATCTAAGATGGGTGACATTTCAAAATGCGGTATAAGATACGTTGAGTTATCTTACAAAAGGTACTTAGAGCCAGCTTATAAAAGTAAAGAACCAGAAGTATCTTTGTCTAAAGAATTAATCGGGGTATCACATTTTGCGTATGCAAATTACACAGGTGAATCACTTGATTTTTATTTATGGAGTCATAGAGTTGTTAATATAAAAGATGCGTGGAATGAAAACCTTTTTGGTGATGACATAGTCGTTGCGGTTTTAGACACAGGAGTGGATGGAACAAATCCGGACTTACAGGGTCAGATTATCGAAGGTTACAGACCCTTATATGATTCCATTATCCCACCTAATTCCGATTCTTCTTATGGAGGTTCTCACGGTACCCACGTAGCTGGAATAATTGCAGCAAAGCTTGATGGCAAAGGTGTTGTTGGAGTTGCTCCAAGAGCGAAGATAATGCCGATAGTTATATTTGATAACGGTGGATGGTATATTGGTGATGAATATACGGCAAAAGGTATTATCTGGGCAGTTAACCATGGAGCTAAAGTTTTGAGTAACTCTTGGGGTGGGCCAGGTTATTCTCAAATTCTAAAAGATGCATTTGATTACGCGCTTGAAAAAGGAGTTACTGTAGTAGTTGCGGCTGGTAATTCAACATCTTCCCAGACGTTTCTGTACCCTGCAAATTATCCGGGTATCATACAAGTTGCCGCAGCAGAATTCAACGGTGGCAATGTTAAGACCGCTTATTTTTCAAACGGTAGTCCTATGATTACAGTTGCCGCACCGGGTAGAGATATCCTCTCGACAATGCCACAGGTTGGATCAAATGGATATGACAGCGATTCATTCATTTGTGACGAAAATGGTGGATACTATGGTTTCATGTCAGGTACATCCATGGCGACACCGTATGTTTCTGGATTTGTTGCTTTGCTACTTCAAAAATATCCAAGTGCAAAACCTTGGCAAATAAGAAAAATTATCGAAAGTTCGGCATTGGATATTGATGAACCTGGGATTGATGAAAGATCAGGTTATGGATTTGTACAAGCAGAAGCGGTTAATAGAGAACTCCCAACAACCGGAGGCACAGGTTTTGTTGTACATGTCACTGATTATTTCGGAAGTTGGGATATTCAATCTGCATTTGTTTCATTAGTTGGTACTTCCACCGATAATAGACTAGTTAGATATTTTGCTAAGACAAACAAAGACGGTTTGGCAAAGTTTGTAAGTATTGATAGTGGTGTATATGATATATTCTTTGGAGGACCAGATAGTTTTGAATCATCGGCTGGTTTAATTACACAATGTTTGAGAAAAGCGGAAGAAAGGCAGTATAATTTCAAAAACTTTAGCTTGAACGATTCAAGCACACTTGATGTAAGATTTTCTTCAAGCGCAAGTATAGTGTTGGGGAATAAGCCAGCAGATATGCAAATTGTCTTTCAAAATATATTGAAACCTTCAACTGATATCACTGCGTATACTTACATTGATTTTTCAAGCATTAATTCATATGATTTTTCCAAAATGAGTGGGAAGTATTATATAAAAGCCGAGATTAGTCAACCTGCGATGAATGATATAACCCTTAACGGGACAATTACCATCAACGGATTTAAAATACCAATTTTTGGTACAATAACAAAAGGTTCAACAAATACAGTTCTTCGCGATAAAGTAGGAAATTACTGGACGGTGTTTGGCAATGAGTAA
- a CDS encoding carboxypeptidase-like regulatory domain-containing protein — protein sequence MSKMNRNYRKFFLIIILIITIFLSSCVNFKNSENYIKLVISEYSSGPAVEGANVKIYCGNTLLEEVTTNKEGIVTFSKTIQIGKPYTIVISKPFHAKTVIDIERLQSSLTINTTLRKANFVENMENKMNIVYSIYDSEQKKIKYTPSQEGIYTIFSTSSIFIEAQATSSDISISHMYAKIGTPPGAEFLTSPRLYSESSRLSGNIETTGFYGKTYLFIDCYDVNDNRYEKIIPIYFSDSVNLKLKPYIVEPQKPAIYAYTIRSETKYYNFSQNLEKLGSLDVGLNTYIKVNWKKWEESTQNLITDKPYGYAIYRSYDGKNFEKIAVVSDRENSYIDTSPTNRFGKRVWYAVASVYKFLEGARNIVGSVVLLPSFKITNVKPYDGETNVSVTPEFSWKFEGLEDFEGIKYKYEIWLYDWTVNKKHYYYPVDSSNNRIIFETKNPEIKVKFEDYIWQDLDEGKLQSNKPYEWAPELLAAVLEDDKNNSIAVSIVCDYNGIISPVLIPPEKYYLFITGN from the coding sequence ATGAGTAAAATGAATAGAAATTATAGAAAGTTCTTCCTCATAATAATTCTTATAATTACTATTTTCCTTTCCAGTTGCGTTAATTTCAAAAATTCCGAGAATTATATAAAGTTAGTAATTTCAGAGTACAGTTCAGGCCCTGCCGTGGAAGGAGCCAATGTGAAAATTTATTGTGGAAATACGTTGTTAGAGGAAGTGACAACTAATAAAGAAGGGATAGTTACATTTAGCAAAACTATCCAAATAGGAAAACCGTACACCATAGTTATCTCAAAACCGTTTCATGCCAAGACTGTTATAGACATAGAGAGATTACAAAGTTCATTGACAATAAACACAACTCTAAGGAAGGCAAATTTTGTTGAAAACATGGAAAATAAAATGAACATCGTTTATTCAATTTACGACTCGGAACAGAAAAAAATAAAATACACACCTAGTCAAGAAGGTATCTATACTATATTTTCTACATCTTCTATTTTCATCGAAGCACAAGCGACCTCATCAGATATTTCTATCTCACACATGTACGCAAAAATTGGTACTCCGCCGGGGGCGGAGTTTTTGACTTCTCCAAGATTGTACAGCGAATCTAGTCGTCTATCGGGTAATATAGAAACAACAGGTTTTTACGGAAAAACTTATCTTTTTATCGATTGCTATGACGTAAATGACAACAGATATGAGAAAATAATACCGATTTATTTCTCAGATTCAGTTAATTTAAAACTCAAACCTTACATAGTGGAGCCACAAAAGCCTGCAATTTACGCTTACACAATTAGAAGTGAAACAAAATATTACAATTTTTCACAAAATTTAGAAAAATTGGGAAGTTTAGATGTTGGTTTAAATACCTACATAAAAGTAAATTGGAAAAAATGGGAAGAGAGCACACAAAATTTAATTACAGATAAACCTTACGGATACGCGATTTACCGTTCTTACGACGGGAAAAATTTCGAAAAAATAGCCGTTGTTTCTGATAGAGAAAACTCATACATAGACACTTCGCCAACAAATAGATTTGGAAAAAGAGTGTGGTATGCCGTTGCTAGTGTTTATAAATTTTTGGAAGGGGCAAGAAATATAGTTGGAAGTGTTGTTTTACTCCCATCTTTTAAAATAACTAATGTCAAACCGTATGATGGTGAAACAAACGTTTCTGTGACACCAGAATTTTCTTGGAAATTTGAGGGACTTGAAGATTTTGAAGGAATAAAGTACAAATATGAAATATGGCTTTACGATTGGACTGTAAATAAAAAACATTACTACTATCCAGTTGATAGTAGTAACAATCGAATAATATTTGAAACAAAAAATCCAGAAATTAAAGTGAAATTTGAAGATTACATATGGCAAGATTTGGACGAAGGCAAATTACAATCCAACAAACCCTATGAATGGGCACCCGAACTACTGGCAGCTGTTTTAGAAGACGATAAAAATAACTCTATTGCGGTATCTATCGTTTGTGATTACAATGGAATCATCTCTCCAGTTTTGATACCACCTGAAAAGTATTACCTTTTTATAACAGGAAACTAA